The Gasterosteus aculeatus chromosome 8, fGasAcu3.hap1.1, whole genome shotgun sequence genome has a window encoding:
- the LOC120823800 gene encoding GRAM domain-containing protein 2B isoform X1, whose translation MLENKRDRLKTFLRKIDEKAIVKLKHFMKESSYPVDASGDALPAKVKKSRSGFGNGSIRKVESRKALSLEAAQLELQHKTITRQEAVRSQTFDEDTIAGFERTEGTGTQTSFTKHNKTFHKLFPDIPQSEDLIHAYICALQKEVPYHGRLYITDTHACFYSSVLLKDTKVVIPVSCIHFVKKQNTALLVPNAMSIRTSAGDKYLFVSLRNRESCYKLLRSVSPQLEDGSTTSSPVFSSAENSFDKIKLVSSSLSSLDDGFHQFDGSLESQSPQDQLVHRPHRESKGNAATFRSLHMQEQSDSSSSEELSVSGSRGSWVWSVTGKAKSLLVQREASTLNTLLFIYLILVVLLLLSSGYIGLRIVALEQQLTSLGALSDFTLQSGYQDT comes from the exons ATGCTTGAGAACAAGAGAGACAGGTTAAAAACCTTCCTCAGAAAGATTGACGAGAAGGCCATCGTCAAACTCAAGCACTTCATGAAGGAGAG CAGCTACCCGGTGGACGCCAGTGGCGACGCGCTGCCTGCCAAAGTGAAGAAAAGCAGGAGCGGCTTCGGCAATGGAAGCATCAGGAAGGTGGAGAGCAGGAAGGCCCTGAGCCTGGAGGCTGCGCAGCTCGAGCTGCAGCACAAAACCATCACCAGACAAGAGGCCGTCAG gtcGCAGACGTTCGACGAGGACACCATCGCAGGCTTTGAGAGGACGGAAGGCACTGGAACACAAACT AGTTTCACAAAGCACAACAAGACATTCCACAAGTTATTCCCAGACATTCCGCAGAGTGAAGACCTGATACACG CGTACATCTGTGCCCTGCAGAAGGAAGTGCCCTACCATGGAAGACTGTACATCACCGACACCCATGCCTGTTTTTACTCTTCCGTTTTGCTCAAAGACACGAAG GTGGTTATTCCAGTTTCCTGCATCCACTTCGTAAAGAAGCAGAACACGGCTTTACTGGTACCCAACGCCATGTCTATTCGCACCTCAGCAGGAGACAAG TACCTGTTTGTGTCGCTGCGTAACAGAGAATCCTGTTATAAGCTGCTGCGCTCAGTATCTCCTCAGCTAGAG GATGGCAGCACAACTAGTAGCCCCGTTTTCTCCTCTGCCGAAAACAGCTTTGATAAGATCAAACTTGTG AGCTCCAGCCTGTCCAGCCTGGACGACGGCTTCCACCAGTTCGATGGCTCTCTGGAGTCCCAATCTCCTCAGGACCAGCTTGTGCACAGACCACACCGAG aaTCTAAAGGGAATGCAGCGACTTTCAGGAGCCTACACATGCAGGAGCAGAGTGATAGCTCATCCTCGGAGGAGCTGTCCGTATCGG GTTCTCGCGGATCGTGGGTTTGGAGTGTGACAGGAAAGGCCAAGTCCCTGCTGGTTCAGAGAGAGGCCAGCACCCTCAACACTCTACTCTTTATTTACTTGATTTT ggtggtgctgctgctgctgtcatccGGCTACATCGGTCTGCGCATCGTGGccctggagcagcagctgaccTCGTTGGGGGCGCTGTCTGATTTCACTCTACAGAGCGG GTACCAAGACACATAA
- the LOC120823800 gene encoding GRAM domain-containing protein 2B isoform X2: MLENKRDRLKTFLRKIDEKAIVKLKHFMKESYPVDASGDALPAKVKKSRSGFGNGSIRKVESRKALSLEAAQLELQHKTITRQEAVRSQTFDEDTIAGFERTEGTGTQTSFTKHNKTFHKLFPDIPQSEDLIHAYICALQKEVPYHGRLYITDTHACFYSSVLLKDTKVVIPVSCIHFVKKQNTALLVPNAMSIRTSAGDKYLFVSLRNRESCYKLLRSVSPQLEDGSTTSSPVFSSAENSFDKIKLVSSSLSSLDDGFHQFDGSLESQSPQDQLVHRPHRESKGNAATFRSLHMQEQSDSSSSEELSVSGSRGSWVWSVTGKAKSLLVQREASTLNTLLFIYLILVVLLLLSSGYIGLRIVALEQQLTSLGALSDFTLQSGYQDT, encoded by the exons ATGCTTGAGAACAAGAGAGACAGGTTAAAAACCTTCCTCAGAAAGATTGACGAGAAGGCCATCGTCAAACTCAAGCACTTCATGAAGGAGAG CTACCCGGTGGACGCCAGTGGCGACGCGCTGCCTGCCAAAGTGAAGAAAAGCAGGAGCGGCTTCGGCAATGGAAGCATCAGGAAGGTGGAGAGCAGGAAGGCCCTGAGCCTGGAGGCTGCGCAGCTCGAGCTGCAGCACAAAACCATCACCAGACAAGAGGCCGTCAG gtcGCAGACGTTCGACGAGGACACCATCGCAGGCTTTGAGAGGACGGAAGGCACTGGAACACAAACT AGTTTCACAAAGCACAACAAGACATTCCACAAGTTATTCCCAGACATTCCGCAGAGTGAAGACCTGATACACG CGTACATCTGTGCCCTGCAGAAGGAAGTGCCCTACCATGGAAGACTGTACATCACCGACACCCATGCCTGTTTTTACTCTTCCGTTTTGCTCAAAGACACGAAG GTGGTTATTCCAGTTTCCTGCATCCACTTCGTAAAGAAGCAGAACACGGCTTTACTGGTACCCAACGCCATGTCTATTCGCACCTCAGCAGGAGACAAG TACCTGTTTGTGTCGCTGCGTAACAGAGAATCCTGTTATAAGCTGCTGCGCTCAGTATCTCCTCAGCTAGAG GATGGCAGCACAACTAGTAGCCCCGTTTTCTCCTCTGCCGAAAACAGCTTTGATAAGATCAAACTTGTG AGCTCCAGCCTGTCCAGCCTGGACGACGGCTTCCACCAGTTCGATGGCTCTCTGGAGTCCCAATCTCCTCAGGACCAGCTTGTGCACAGACCACACCGAG aaTCTAAAGGGAATGCAGCGACTTTCAGGAGCCTACACATGCAGGAGCAGAGTGATAGCTCATCCTCGGAGGAGCTGTCCGTATCGG GTTCTCGCGGATCGTGGGTTTGGAGTGTGACAGGAAAGGCCAAGTCCCTGCTGGTTCAGAGAGAGGCCAGCACCCTCAACACTCTACTCTTTATTTACTTGATTTT ggtggtgctgctgctgctgtcatccGGCTACATCGGTCTGCGCATCGTGGccctggagcagcagctgaccTCGTTGGGGGCGCTGTCTGATTTCACTCTACAGAGCGG GTACCAAGACACATAA
- the LOC120823800 gene encoding GRAM domain-containing protein 2B isoform X4, protein MERGKGLSNQQGAADDCHCSETAGSYPVDASGDALPAKVKKSRSGFGNGSIRKVESRKALSLEAAQLELQHKTITRQEAVRSQTFDEDTIAGFERTEGTGTQTSFTKHNKTFHKLFPDIPQSEDLIHAYICALQKEVPYHGRLYITDTHACFYSSVLLKDTKVVIPVSCIHFVKKQNTALLVPNAMSIRTSAGDKYLFVSLRNRESCYKLLRSVSPQLEDGSTTSSPVFSSAENSFDKIKLVSSSLSSLDDGFHQFDGSLESQSPQDQLVHRPHRESKGNAATFRSLHMQEQSDSSSSEELSVSGSRGSWVWSVTGKAKSLLVQREASTLNTLLFIYLILVVLLLLSSGYIGLRIVALEQQLTSLGALSDFTLQSGYQDT, encoded by the exons ATGGAGCGGGGAAAAGGCCTGTCGAACCAACAGGGTGCTGCGGATGATTGTCATTGCTCTGAGACTGCGGGAAG CTACCCGGTGGACGCCAGTGGCGACGCGCTGCCTGCCAAAGTGAAGAAAAGCAGGAGCGGCTTCGGCAATGGAAGCATCAGGAAGGTGGAGAGCAGGAAGGCCCTGAGCCTGGAGGCTGCGCAGCTCGAGCTGCAGCACAAAACCATCACCAGACAAGAGGCCGTCAG gtcGCAGACGTTCGACGAGGACACCATCGCAGGCTTTGAGAGGACGGAAGGCACTGGAACACAAACT AGTTTCACAAAGCACAACAAGACATTCCACAAGTTATTCCCAGACATTCCGCAGAGTGAAGACCTGATACACG CGTACATCTGTGCCCTGCAGAAGGAAGTGCCCTACCATGGAAGACTGTACATCACCGACACCCATGCCTGTTTTTACTCTTCCGTTTTGCTCAAAGACACGAAG GTGGTTATTCCAGTTTCCTGCATCCACTTCGTAAAGAAGCAGAACACGGCTTTACTGGTACCCAACGCCATGTCTATTCGCACCTCAGCAGGAGACAAG TACCTGTTTGTGTCGCTGCGTAACAGAGAATCCTGTTATAAGCTGCTGCGCTCAGTATCTCCTCAGCTAGAG GATGGCAGCACAACTAGTAGCCCCGTTTTCTCCTCTGCCGAAAACAGCTTTGATAAGATCAAACTTGTG AGCTCCAGCCTGTCCAGCCTGGACGACGGCTTCCACCAGTTCGATGGCTCTCTGGAGTCCCAATCTCCTCAGGACCAGCTTGTGCACAGACCACACCGAG aaTCTAAAGGGAATGCAGCGACTTTCAGGAGCCTACACATGCAGGAGCAGAGTGATAGCTCATCCTCGGAGGAGCTGTCCGTATCGG GTTCTCGCGGATCGTGGGTTTGGAGTGTGACAGGAAAGGCCAAGTCCCTGCTGGTTCAGAGAGAGGCCAGCACCCTCAACACTCTACTCTTTATTTACTTGATTTT ggtggtgctgctgctgctgtcatccGGCTACATCGGTCTGCGCATCGTGGccctggagcagcagctgaccTCGTTGGGGGCGCTGTCTGATTTCACTCTACAGAGCGG GTACCAAGACACATAA
- the LOC120823800 gene encoding GRAM domain-containing protein 2B isoform X3: MERGKGLSNQQGAADDCHCSETAGSSYPVDASGDALPAKVKKSRSGFGNGSIRKVESRKALSLEAAQLELQHKTITRQEAVRSQTFDEDTIAGFERTEGTGTQTSFTKHNKTFHKLFPDIPQSEDLIHAYICALQKEVPYHGRLYITDTHACFYSSVLLKDTKVVIPVSCIHFVKKQNTALLVPNAMSIRTSAGDKYLFVSLRNRESCYKLLRSVSPQLEDGSTTSSPVFSSAENSFDKIKLVSSSLSSLDDGFHQFDGSLESQSPQDQLVHRPHRESKGNAATFRSLHMQEQSDSSSSEELSVSGSRGSWVWSVTGKAKSLLVQREASTLNTLLFIYLILVVLLLLSSGYIGLRIVALEQQLTSLGALSDFTLQSGYQDT; this comes from the exons ATGGAGCGGGGAAAAGGCCTGTCGAACCAACAGGGTGCTGCGGATGATTGTCATTGCTCTGAGACTGCGGGAAG CAGCTACCCGGTGGACGCCAGTGGCGACGCGCTGCCTGCCAAAGTGAAGAAAAGCAGGAGCGGCTTCGGCAATGGAAGCATCAGGAAGGTGGAGAGCAGGAAGGCCCTGAGCCTGGAGGCTGCGCAGCTCGAGCTGCAGCACAAAACCATCACCAGACAAGAGGCCGTCAG gtcGCAGACGTTCGACGAGGACACCATCGCAGGCTTTGAGAGGACGGAAGGCACTGGAACACAAACT AGTTTCACAAAGCACAACAAGACATTCCACAAGTTATTCCCAGACATTCCGCAGAGTGAAGACCTGATACACG CGTACATCTGTGCCCTGCAGAAGGAAGTGCCCTACCATGGAAGACTGTACATCACCGACACCCATGCCTGTTTTTACTCTTCCGTTTTGCTCAAAGACACGAAG GTGGTTATTCCAGTTTCCTGCATCCACTTCGTAAAGAAGCAGAACACGGCTTTACTGGTACCCAACGCCATGTCTATTCGCACCTCAGCAGGAGACAAG TACCTGTTTGTGTCGCTGCGTAACAGAGAATCCTGTTATAAGCTGCTGCGCTCAGTATCTCCTCAGCTAGAG GATGGCAGCACAACTAGTAGCCCCGTTTTCTCCTCTGCCGAAAACAGCTTTGATAAGATCAAACTTGTG AGCTCCAGCCTGTCCAGCCTGGACGACGGCTTCCACCAGTTCGATGGCTCTCTGGAGTCCCAATCTCCTCAGGACCAGCTTGTGCACAGACCACACCGAG aaTCTAAAGGGAATGCAGCGACTTTCAGGAGCCTACACATGCAGGAGCAGAGTGATAGCTCATCCTCGGAGGAGCTGTCCGTATCGG GTTCTCGCGGATCGTGGGTTTGGAGTGTGACAGGAAAGGCCAAGTCCCTGCTGGTTCAGAGAGAGGCCAGCACCCTCAACACTCTACTCTTTATTTACTTGATTTT ggtggtgctgctgctgctgtcatccGGCTACATCGGTCTGCGCATCGTGGccctggagcagcagctgaccTCGTTGGGGGCGCTGTCTGATTTCACTCTACAGAGCGG GTACCAAGACACATAA
- the LOC120823800 gene encoding GRAM domain-containing protein 2B isoform X5: MPTVGRYISFRTSRRLKTPSSYPVDASGDALPAKVKKSRSGFGNGSIRKVESRKALSLEAAQLELQHKTITRQEAVRSQTFDEDTIAGFERTEGTGTQTSFTKHNKTFHKLFPDIPQSEDLIHAYICALQKEVPYHGRLYITDTHACFYSSVLLKDTKVVIPVSCIHFVKKQNTALLVPNAMSIRTSAGDKYLFVSLRNRESCYKLLRSVSPQLEDGSTTSSPVFSSAENSFDKIKLVSSSLSSLDDGFHQFDGSLESQSPQDQLVHRPHRESKGNAATFRSLHMQEQSDSSSSEELSVSGSRGSWVWSVTGKAKSLLVQREASTLNTLLFIYLILVVLLLLSSGYIGLRIVALEQQLTSLGALSDFTLQSGYQDT, translated from the exons ATGCCCACTGTCGGCAGGTATATCAGTTTCCGTACGTCAAGGCGGCTTAAAACACCCAG CAGCTACCCGGTGGACGCCAGTGGCGACGCGCTGCCTGCCAAAGTGAAGAAAAGCAGGAGCGGCTTCGGCAATGGAAGCATCAGGAAGGTGGAGAGCAGGAAGGCCCTGAGCCTGGAGGCTGCGCAGCTCGAGCTGCAGCACAAAACCATCACCAGACAAGAGGCCGTCAG gtcGCAGACGTTCGACGAGGACACCATCGCAGGCTTTGAGAGGACGGAAGGCACTGGAACACAAACT AGTTTCACAAAGCACAACAAGACATTCCACAAGTTATTCCCAGACATTCCGCAGAGTGAAGACCTGATACACG CGTACATCTGTGCCCTGCAGAAGGAAGTGCCCTACCATGGAAGACTGTACATCACCGACACCCATGCCTGTTTTTACTCTTCCGTTTTGCTCAAAGACACGAAG GTGGTTATTCCAGTTTCCTGCATCCACTTCGTAAAGAAGCAGAACACGGCTTTACTGGTACCCAACGCCATGTCTATTCGCACCTCAGCAGGAGACAAG TACCTGTTTGTGTCGCTGCGTAACAGAGAATCCTGTTATAAGCTGCTGCGCTCAGTATCTCCTCAGCTAGAG GATGGCAGCACAACTAGTAGCCCCGTTTTCTCCTCTGCCGAAAACAGCTTTGATAAGATCAAACTTGTG AGCTCCAGCCTGTCCAGCCTGGACGACGGCTTCCACCAGTTCGATGGCTCTCTGGAGTCCCAATCTCCTCAGGACCAGCTTGTGCACAGACCACACCGAG aaTCTAAAGGGAATGCAGCGACTTTCAGGAGCCTACACATGCAGGAGCAGAGTGATAGCTCATCCTCGGAGGAGCTGTCCGTATCGG GTTCTCGCGGATCGTGGGTTTGGAGTGTGACAGGAAAGGCCAAGTCCCTGCTGGTTCAGAGAGAGGCCAGCACCCTCAACACTCTACTCTTTATTTACTTGATTTT ggtggtgctgctgctgctgtcatccGGCTACATCGGTCTGCGCATCGTGGccctggagcagcagctgaccTCGTTGGGGGCGCTGTCTGATTTCACTCTACAGAGCGG GTACCAAGACACATAA
- the LOC120823800 gene encoding GRAM domain-containing protein 2B isoform X6 yields the protein MPTVGRYISFRTSRRLKTPSYPVDASGDALPAKVKKSRSGFGNGSIRKVESRKALSLEAAQLELQHKTITRQEAVRSQTFDEDTIAGFERTEGTGTQTSFTKHNKTFHKLFPDIPQSEDLIHAYICALQKEVPYHGRLYITDTHACFYSSVLLKDTKVVIPVSCIHFVKKQNTALLVPNAMSIRTSAGDKYLFVSLRNRESCYKLLRSVSPQLEDGSTTSSPVFSSAENSFDKIKLVSSSLSSLDDGFHQFDGSLESQSPQDQLVHRPHRESKGNAATFRSLHMQEQSDSSSSEELSVSGSRGSWVWSVTGKAKSLLVQREASTLNTLLFIYLILVVLLLLSSGYIGLRIVALEQQLTSLGALSDFTLQSGYQDT from the exons ATGCCCACTGTCGGCAGGTATATCAGTTTCCGTACGTCAAGGCGGCTTAAAACACCCAG CTACCCGGTGGACGCCAGTGGCGACGCGCTGCCTGCCAAAGTGAAGAAAAGCAGGAGCGGCTTCGGCAATGGAAGCATCAGGAAGGTGGAGAGCAGGAAGGCCCTGAGCCTGGAGGCTGCGCAGCTCGAGCTGCAGCACAAAACCATCACCAGACAAGAGGCCGTCAG gtcGCAGACGTTCGACGAGGACACCATCGCAGGCTTTGAGAGGACGGAAGGCACTGGAACACAAACT AGTTTCACAAAGCACAACAAGACATTCCACAAGTTATTCCCAGACATTCCGCAGAGTGAAGACCTGATACACG CGTACATCTGTGCCCTGCAGAAGGAAGTGCCCTACCATGGAAGACTGTACATCACCGACACCCATGCCTGTTTTTACTCTTCCGTTTTGCTCAAAGACACGAAG GTGGTTATTCCAGTTTCCTGCATCCACTTCGTAAAGAAGCAGAACACGGCTTTACTGGTACCCAACGCCATGTCTATTCGCACCTCAGCAGGAGACAAG TACCTGTTTGTGTCGCTGCGTAACAGAGAATCCTGTTATAAGCTGCTGCGCTCAGTATCTCCTCAGCTAGAG GATGGCAGCACAACTAGTAGCCCCGTTTTCTCCTCTGCCGAAAACAGCTTTGATAAGATCAAACTTGTG AGCTCCAGCCTGTCCAGCCTGGACGACGGCTTCCACCAGTTCGATGGCTCTCTGGAGTCCCAATCTCCTCAGGACCAGCTTGTGCACAGACCACACCGAG aaTCTAAAGGGAATGCAGCGACTTTCAGGAGCCTACACATGCAGGAGCAGAGTGATAGCTCATCCTCGGAGGAGCTGTCCGTATCGG GTTCTCGCGGATCGTGGGTTTGGAGTGTGACAGGAAAGGCCAAGTCCCTGCTGGTTCAGAGAGAGGCCAGCACCCTCAACACTCTACTCTTTATTTACTTGATTTT ggtggtgctgctgctgctgtcatccGGCTACATCGGTCTGCGCATCGTGGccctggagcagcagctgaccTCGTTGGGGGCGCTGTCTGATTTCACTCTACAGAGCGG GTACCAAGACACATAA
- the lim2.2 gene encoding lens intrinsic membrane protein 2.2 yields MLYTLAGGGTLCGVAALVLLIVSTATDFWMQYRYSGSYANQGLWRFCINHKCHAHTMTVAFWDATRAFMLLAVLSCFAGVVLGLSAFTNGTKNRRVRTGGVALVLSGFLALLALAIYTGVTVTFFGKRFVDWRFSWSYIIGWVAIILAFSAGVFQLCAYQRTTTEPAPSNNPDS; encoded by the exons ATGCTGTACACTTTAGCGGGAGGGGGCACGCTGTGCGGTGTGGCCGCCCTGGTGCTTCTCATTGTTTCCACGGCAACGGACTTCTGGATGCAGTACCGGTACTCGGGAAGCTACGCCAATCAGGGGCTTTGGAGGTTCTGCATCAACCACAAATGTCATGCCCACACAATGACTGTAG CCTTCTGGGATGCCACCCGGGCCTTTATGTTACTGGCGGTGCTGAGCTGCTTCGCCGGCGTGGTGCTCGGCCTGAGCGCCTTCACCAACGGCACCAAGAACAGGAGGGTCCGCACGGGCGGCGTGGCCCTGGTGCtgtcag GTTTCCTCGCTCTGCTGGCTTTGGCAATTTACACCGGAGTGACCGTCACATTCTTTGGCAAGCGCTTTGTGGACTGGCGCTTTTCGTGGTCCTACATCATCGGCTGGGTGGCCATCATTTTGGCTTTTTCTGCAG GCGTGTTCCAGTTGTGTGCTTACCAGCGGACCACCACGGAACCCGCTCCTTCAAATAACCCAGACAGCTGA